A genomic segment from Pseudomonas sp. S09G 359 encodes:
- a CDS encoding YqiA/YcfP family alpha/beta fold hydrolase produces MSASILYIHGFNSAPASNKASQLIRVMDQLGLADQLRVPALHHHPRQAIPQLEQAIAQLGRPLLVGSSLGGYYATHLAERHGLKALLVNPAVSPHRMFDGYLGTQKNLYTDETWELTHDHVTALAELEVPAPRDAARYQVWLQTGDETLDYRLAQQYYRACALRIQAGGDHGYQGFAEQLPALLSFAGIGADQYQSFDFSAL; encoded by the coding sequence ATGTCCGCTTCGATCCTGTATATCCACGGTTTCAACAGCGCGCCCGCGTCCAACAAGGCCAGCCAGTTGATCAGGGTGATGGACCAGCTCGGCCTGGCCGACCAACTGCGTGTGCCGGCCCTGCACCACCACCCGCGTCAGGCAATTCCGCAATTGGAGCAGGCCATTGCCCAACTGGGGCGGCCGCTGCTGGTCGGCAGCTCACTCGGCGGCTACTATGCAACCCATCTTGCCGAACGCCATGGCCTCAAGGCGCTGCTGGTCAACCCGGCGGTGAGCCCGCATCGGATGTTCGACGGTTACCTGGGCACCCAGAAGAACCTCTATACCGATGAAACCTGGGAACTGACCCACGACCACGTCACCGCGTTGGCCGAGCTGGAAGTGCCGGCCCCGCGGGACGCCGCGCGTTATCAGGTGTGGTTGCAGACCGGTGATGAAACACTGGATTATCGCCTCGCCCAACAGTATTACCGGGCCTGTGCCTTGCGCATCCAGGCCGGTGGCGACCATGGTTACCAGGGTTTCGCCGAGCAATTGCCGGCGCTGCTCAGCTTTGCCGGCATTGGCGCAGATCAGTATCAATCCTTCGATTTTTCGGCACTGTAA
- a CDS encoding TolC family outer membrane protein, translated as MLRKLSLALAVSCATNGMVWAAEAPLSAKTDLVSVYQEAVDNNADLAAARAQYGAQKEVVPQARAGLLPNLSGGADINNVRTQIDTPAATANRDAHSWRATLSQPLFRADRWFQLQAAEATNEQAALQLSATEQNLILQSAESYFAVLRAQDNLASTKAEENAFKRQLDQSNERFDVGLSDKTDVLQSQASYDTARANRILAQRQVDDAFEALITLTNRQYNSIQGIVHTLPVLPPLPNDAKAWVETAGRQNLNLLASNYAVTAAEETLKQRKAGHAPTLDAVAQYEKGDNDALGFSNPNAFGTPYRGDVEQRTIGLRLNIPIYSGGLTSSQVRESYSRLGQTEQQREGLRRQVVENTRNLHRAVNTDVEQVQARRQSIISNQSAVEATEIGYQVGTRNIVDVLDSQRQLYSSVRNYNNSRYDYILDNLRLKQAAGTLNPGDLQDLARYLKADYNPDKDFLPPDLAKAAAEQLKARPGY; from the coding sequence ATGCTGCGCAAACTCTCACTGGCGCTCGCCGTGTCTTGTGCGACCAACGGAATGGTCTGGGCAGCTGAAGCGCCCTTGTCCGCCAAAACCGACTTGGTCAGCGTCTACCAGGAAGCAGTGGACAACAACGCCGACCTGGCCGCCGCCCGCGCCCAATATGGCGCGCAAAAAGAAGTGGTGCCCCAGGCCCGCGCCGGCTTGCTGCCGAACCTGTCGGGCGGCGCCGATATCAATAACGTGCGCACCCAGATCGACACGCCGGCCGCCACCGCCAACCGCGATGCGCACTCCTGGCGCGCGACCCTGAGCCAGCCGCTGTTCCGCGCCGACCGCTGGTTCCAGCTGCAAGCGGCCGAGGCCACCAATGAGCAGGCCGCGCTGCAACTGTCCGCCACCGAACAAAACCTGATCCTGCAAAGCGCCGAAAGCTACTTCGCCGTGCTGCGCGCCCAGGACAACCTGGCCTCCACCAAGGCTGAAGAAAATGCCTTCAAGCGCCAGTTGGACCAGTCCAACGAGCGCTTCGACGTGGGCCTGTCGGACAAGACCGACGTGCTGCAATCCCAGGCCAGCTACGACACCGCGCGGGCCAACCGGATCCTGGCCCAGCGCCAGGTGGATGACGCCTTTGAAGCGCTGATCACCCTGACCAACCGCCAATACAACTCGATCCAGGGCATTGTCCACACGCTGCCGGTGCTGCCACCGCTGCCGAACGACGCCAAGGCCTGGGTCGAGACGGCCGGCCGCCAGAACCTCAACCTGCTCGCCAGCAACTACGCCGTAACCGCCGCCGAAGAAACCCTGAAGCAGCGCAAGGCCGGGCACGCGCCGACCCTCGACGCCGTGGCGCAGTATGAAAAAGGTGACAACGACGCCTTGGGCTTCAGCAACCCGAATGCCTTCGGCACGCCGTACCGCGGCGATGTGGAGCAACGCACCATCGGCCTGCGACTGAATATCCCGATCTACAGTGGTGGCCTGACCAGCTCGCAAGTGCGTGAGTCCTACTCGCGCCTGGGCCAGACCGAACAACAACGCGAAGGCCTGCGCCGCCAGGTCGTGGAGAACACCCGCAACCTGCATCGCGCGGTGAACACCGATGTGGAACAGGTGCAGGCGCGCCGCCAGTCGATCATCTCCAACCAGAGCGCGGTGGAAGCCACGGAAATCGGTTACCAGGTGGGCACGCGCAATATCGTCGATGTGCTGGACTCACAGCGCCAGCTCTACTCGTCGGTGCGCAACTACAACAACAGCCGCTACGACTACATCCTCGACAACCTGCGCTTGAAGCAGGCGGCGGGCACGTTGAACCCGGGGGATCTGCAGGACCTGGCGCGCTACCTCAAGGCGGACTACAACCCGGATAAAGACTTCCTGCCGCCGGACCTGGCCAAGGCTGCGGCTGAGCAGTTAAAAGCCCGCCCGGGATACTGA
- the cytX gene encoding putative hydroxymethylpyrimidine transporter CytX — translation MNIQPSTYSPDIAVPADKRVFGARDLFSLWFSLGIGLMVLQTGALLAPGLGLSGSLLAIFLGTLVGVLLLAAVGVIGSDTGLSAMAALKLSLGAKGASLPALLNLLQLIGWGSFEIIVMRDAASLLGARAFSEGSLLSSPLLWTVFFGGLATLLAVSGPLTFVRQILRKWGIWLLLATCLWLTWNLFAKADLGALWAQAGDGSMPFAVGFDIAIAMPLSWLPLIADYSRFGKRAKSVFGGTALGFFIGNFWLMSLGVAYTLAFAPSGEVNALLLALAGAGLGIPLLLILLDESENAFADIHSAAVSSGILLRVKVEHLALAIGVLCTLIACFAPLAQYQNFLLLIGSVFAPLFGVVLVDHFILRRRGRGTVASLRWPALLAWLGGIGTYHLLANLYPDIGATLPALVLAGLLQFILGRAFSGARAPAQA, via the coding sequence TTGAACATTCAACCGAGTACCTACTCCCCCGACATCGCAGTGCCTGCTGACAAAAGAGTTTTTGGCGCCCGCGACCTGTTCTCCCTCTGGTTCTCCCTCGGCATCGGCCTGATGGTCCTGCAAACCGGCGCATTGCTGGCGCCGGGCCTGGGTCTCTCCGGCTCGTTACTGGCAATTTTCCTCGGCACTCTGGTCGGCGTGCTGTTGCTGGCCGCCGTTGGCGTGATCGGCAGTGACACCGGCCTATCCGCCATGGCCGCGCTCAAGCTCAGCCTCGGTGCCAAAGGCGCCAGCCTGCCGGCGTTGCTGAACCTGCTGCAGTTGATCGGCTGGGGTTCGTTCGAAATCATCGTGATGCGCGATGCCGCCAGTCTGTTGGGCGCGCGGGCGTTCAGCGAGGGCAGCTTGCTGTCCAGCCCATTGCTATGGACCGTGTTTTTCGGCGGCCTGGCGACCCTACTGGCCGTGAGTGGCCCGCTGACGTTCGTGCGGCAAATCCTGCGCAAATGGGGGATCTGGCTGCTGCTTGCCACCTGCCTGTGGTTGACCTGGAACCTGTTCGCCAAAGCCGACCTCGGCGCCCTCTGGGCTCAGGCCGGTGATGGTTCGATGCCGTTTGCGGTGGGTTTTGACATTGCGATCGCCATGCCGCTGTCGTGGCTGCCGCTGATCGCTGACTACTCACGTTTCGGCAAGCGCGCGAAAAGCGTATTCGGCGGCACCGCTTTGGGCTTCTTCATTGGTAATTTCTGGCTGATGAGCCTGGGCGTGGCCTACACCCTGGCCTTTGCGCCGAGCGGTGAAGTGAATGCGCTGTTGCTGGCGCTGGCCGGGGCGGGCCTGGGGATTCCGCTGCTGCTGATCCTGTTGGACGAATCGGAAAATGCCTTTGCCGATATTCACTCGGCGGCGGTGTCCAGCGGGATTCTGTTGCGCGTGAAGGTTGAGCACCTGGCGTTGGCGATTGGTGTGCTCTGCACCCTGATCGCGTGCTTTGCGCCATTGGCCCAGTACCAGAACTTCCTGTTGCTGATCGGCTCGGTGTTCGCGCCGCTGTTCGGGGTGGTGCTGGTGGATCACTTCATCCTGCGCCGCCGTGGCCGCGGCACAGTCGCCAGCCTGCGGTGGCCGGCGCTGCTGGCCTGGCTGGGTGGCATCGGCACTTACCACCTGCTGGCCAACCTCTACCCGGATATCGGCGCGACCCTGCCGGCACTGGTGCTGGCAGGGCTGTTGCAGTTCATCCTGGGCCGGGCCTTCAGTGGCGCACGGGCACCAGCTCAGGCTTGA
- a CDS encoding DUF1249 domain-containing protein, whose translation MAVKARERYRVDLIGLQAACEANYARLMRLLPDMRHAPDARRIGVTHGDQMLGVLALEVIVNCPYTTTLRVRQEHSLPWLPVPQLEVQVYHDARMAEVISAEHARRFRSIYPYPNVFMHQPDEKAQLNVFLGEWLSHCLALGHEFEVVR comes from the coding sequence ATGGCAGTAAAGGCACGGGAACGATACCGAGTCGACCTGATCGGGCTGCAAGCCGCCTGCGAGGCCAACTATGCGCGGCTGATGCGTTTGCTGCCCGACATGCGCCACGCGCCCGACGCGCGGCGTATCGGCGTGACCCATGGCGACCAGATGCTCGGCGTGCTGGCCCTGGAGGTCATCGTCAACTGCCCCTACACCACCACCTTGCGCGTGCGCCAGGAACACAGCCTGCCGTGGCTGCCGGTGCCGCAACTGGAAGTGCAGGTGTACCACGATGCGCGGATGGCCGAAGTGATCAGCGCCGAACATGCGCGGCGCTTTCGCAGCATCTATCCTTACCCCAATGTGTTCATGCACCAGCCCGATGAGAAAGCACAGCTCAATGTGTTCCTCGGTGAATGGTTGAGCCATTGCCTGGCCCTGGGCCATGAGTTCGAAGTCGTGCGGTAG
- the parE gene encoding DNA topoisomerase IV subunit B, giving the protein MATPSASSYNADAIEVLSGLDPVRKRPGMYTDTSRPNHLAQEVIDNSVDEALAGHAKSVHVILHADHSLEVSDDGRGMPVDIHPEEGVPGVELILTKLHAGGKFSNKNYQFSGGLHGVGISVVNALSTLVRVRVKRDGNEYEMTFADGYKATDLAVIGTVGKRNTGTSVYFAPDPKYFDSPKFSISRLKHVLKAKAVLCPGLLVTFEDKGTGEKVEWHYEDGLRSYLEDSVSDFERLPNEPFCGSLAGNKEAVDWALLWLPEGGDSVQESYVNLIPTAQGGTHVNGLRQGLLDAMREFCEYRSLLPRGVKLAPEDVWERIAFVLSMKMQEPQFSGQTKERLSSREAAAFVSGVVKDAFSLWLNEHPELGLALAELAINNAGRRLKASKKVERKRITQGPALPGKLADCAGQDPMRSELFLVEGDSAGGSAKQARDKEFQAILPLRGKILNTWEVDGSEVLASQEVHNIAVAIGVDPGAADISQLRYGKICILADADSDGLHIATLLCALFVQHFRPLVDAGHVYVAMPPLYRIDLGKEIFYALDEAERDGILDRLVAEKKRGKPQVTRFKGLGEMNPPQLRETTMDPNTRRLVQLTLEDYAGTSEMMDMLLAKKRAPDRKAWLESKGNLAEVLG; this is encoded by the coding sequence ATGGCCACTCCCAGCGCTAGCTCTTATAACGCCGACGCCATCGAAGTCCTCTCGGGCCTCGACCCGGTGCGCAAACGCCCCGGCATGTACACCGACACCAGCCGGCCGAACCACCTTGCCCAGGAAGTCATCGACAACAGCGTCGACGAAGCCCTGGCCGGCCACGCCAAGTCGGTGCATGTCATTCTCCACGCTGACCATTCCCTGGAAGTGTCCGACGATGGTCGCGGCATGCCGGTGGACATCCACCCGGAAGAGGGTGTGCCCGGCGTTGAGCTGATCCTCACCAAGCTGCATGCGGGTGGCAAGTTCTCCAACAAGAACTACCAGTTCTCCGGCGGCTTGCACGGCGTGGGTATTTCCGTGGTCAACGCCCTGTCCACGCTGGTGCGGGTGCGGGTCAAGCGCGACGGCAACGAATACGAGATGACCTTCGCCGATGGCTACAAGGCCACCGACCTGGCTGTGATCGGTACCGTTGGCAAGCGCAACACCGGCACCAGCGTGTACTTCGCGCCGGACCCGAAATACTTCGATTCACCGAAATTCTCCATCAGCCGCCTCAAGCATGTGCTCAAGGCCAAGGCGGTGTTGTGCCCGGGCCTGCTGGTCACCTTTGAAGACAAAGGCACCGGCGAGAAGGTCGAGTGGCACTACGAAGATGGCCTGCGCTCCTACCTGGAAGATTCCGTCAGCGACTTCGAGCGCCTGCCCAACGAGCCGTTCTGCGGCAGCCTGGCCGGTAACAAAGAAGCCGTTGACTGGGCGCTGCTGTGGTTGCCCGAAGGTGGCGACAGCGTGCAGGAAAGCTACGTCAACCTGATCCCGACGGCCCAGGGCGGCACCCACGTCAACGGTTTGCGCCAGGGTTTGCTGGATGCCATGCGCGAATTCTGCGAATACCGCAGCCTGTTGCCACGCGGCGTGAAGCTGGCGCCGGAAGACGTGTGGGAGCGCATCGCGTTCGTGCTGTCGATGAAGATGCAGGAGCCGCAGTTCTCCGGCCAGACCAAAGAACGCCTGTCGTCTCGCGAGGCTGCGGCGTTTGTTTCCGGTGTGGTCAAGGACGCCTTCAGCCTGTGGCTCAACGAGCACCCGGAGCTGGGCCTGGCCCTGGCGGAACTGGCGATCAACAACGCCGGCCGTCGCCTTAAAGCCAGCAAGAAGGTCGAGCGCAAGCGCATCACCCAAGGCCCGGCACTGCCAGGCAAGTTGGCCGATTGCGCCGGGCAGGACCCGATGCGTTCCGAGCTGTTCCTGGTGGAAGGTGACTCCGCCGGCGGTTCCGCCAAGCAAGCGCGGGACAAGGAATTCCAGGCGATCCTGCCGCTGCGCGGCAAAATCCTCAACACCTGGGAAGTCGATGGCAGCGAAGTGCTGGCCAGCCAGGAAGTGCACAACATTGCCGTGGCCATTGGCGTTGACCCGGGCGCGGCGGATATCAGCCAGCTGCGCTACGGCAAGATCTGCATCCTCGCCGACGCCGACTCCGACGGTTTGCACATCGCGACCCTGCTGTGCGCGCTGTTTGTGCAGCATTTCCGCCCGTTGGTGGATGCCGGTCACGTCTACGTCGCCATGCCGCCGCTGTACCGGATCGACCTGGGCAAAGAAATCTTCTACGCCCTGGACGAAGCCGAGCGCGATGGCATCCTCGACCGCCTGGTGGCCGAGAAGAAACGCGGCAAGCCACAGGTCACGCGATTCAAAGGCCTGGGTGAGATGAACCCGCCGCAACTGCGCGAAACCACCATGGACCCGAACACCCGCCGTCTGGTGCAGTTGACCCTGGAAGACTACGCCGGCACGTCGGAAATGATGGACATGCTGCTGGCGAAGAAGCGCGCGCCGGACCGCAAGGCCTGGCTGGAATCCAAAGGCAACCTGGCCGAGGTTCTGGGCTGA
- the thiC gene encoding phosphomethylpyrimidine synthase ThiC produces the protein MSTEIKSTKLKNTVHLSESAKVDSGSVQPFTRSQKIYVQGTRPDIRVPMREISLDVTPTDFGGEINAPVVVYDTSGPYTDPNVIIDVRKGLGDVRSPWIEVRNDTERLPGLSSHFGQQRLSDAELTALRFAHVKNPRRAKAGANVTQMHYARKGIITAEMEYVAIRENMKLEEARASGLLNQQHAGHSFGASVPKIITPEFVREEIARGRAIIPANINHTELEPMIIGRNFLVKINGNIGNSALGSSIEEEVAKLTWGIRWGSDTVMDLSTGKHIHETREWIIRNSPVPIGTVPIYQALEKVGGAAEDLTWELFRDTLIEQAEQGVDYFTIHAGVLLRYVPLTAKRVTGIVSRGGSIMAKWCLAHHKENFTYTHFDEICEIMKAYDVSFSLGDGLRPGSIADANDAAQFGELETLGELTKIAWKHDVQTMIEGPGHVPMQLIKENMDKQLECCDEAPFYTLGPLTTDIAPGYDHITSGIGAAMIGWFGCAMLCYVTPKEHLGLPNKDDVKTGIITYKIAAHAADLAKGHPGAQIRDNALSKARFEFRWEDQFNLGLDPDTARSYHDETLPKDSAKVAHFCSMCGPKFCSMKITQEVREYAANQRIEAVDVDVAKGLAEQAERFKQEGSQLYKKV, from the coding sequence ATGAGCACAGAAATAAAAAGTACAAAACTAAAAAACACCGTGCATTTGAGTGAATCGGCCAAGGTCGACTCCGGCTCGGTGCAGCCGTTTACCCGCTCGCAAAAAATCTACGTACAAGGCACCCGCCCGGACATTCGCGTGCCGATGCGTGAAATCAGCCTGGACGTGACCCCTACCGATTTCGGCGGTGAAATCAACGCGCCCGTAGTGGTGTATGACACCTCCGGCCCGTACACCGACCCCAACGTGATCATCGACGTGCGCAAAGGCCTGGGCGATGTGCGCTCGCCGTGGATCGAGGTGCGCAACGACACCGAGCGCCTGCCTGGCCTCAGTTCGCACTTCGGCCAACAACGCCTCAGTGATGCCGAACTGACTGCGCTGCGCTTCGCCCATGTGAAGAACCCGCGCCGCGCCAAGGCCGGCGCCAACGTCACGCAGATGCACTACGCGCGCAAAGGCATCATTACCGCCGAGATGGAATACGTCGCCATCCGCGAAAACATGAAGCTTGAAGAGGCCCGTGCCAGCGGCCTGCTGAACCAGCAGCACGCCGGCCACAGCTTCGGCGCCAGCGTGCCGAAAATTATCACGCCTGAATTCGTGCGCGAGGAAATCGCCCGTGGCCGCGCGATTATCCCGGCCAACATCAACCACACCGAACTGGAACCGATGATCATCGGCCGTAACTTCCTGGTGAAGATCAACGGCAACATCGGCAACAGCGCCTTGGGTTCGTCCATCGAAGAAGAAGTGGCGAAACTCACCTGGGGTATTCGCTGGGGCTCGGACACGGTGATGGACCTGTCCACCGGCAAGCACATCCACGAAACCCGCGAGTGGATCATCCGCAACTCGCCGGTGCCGATCGGTACCGTGCCGATCTACCAGGCCCTGGAAAAAGTCGGCGGCGCCGCCGAAGACCTGACCTGGGAGCTGTTCCGCGACACGCTGATCGAGCAGGCCGAGCAGGGCGTGGATTACTTCACCATCCACGCCGGCGTGTTGCTGCGCTACGTGCCGCTGACCGCCAAGCGCGTGACCGGCATCGTGTCCCGGGGCGGTTCGATCATGGCCAAGTGGTGCCTGGCGCACCACAAAGAGAACTTCACCTACACGCATTTCGACGAAATCTGCGAAATCATGAAGGCCTACGATGTCAGCTTCTCCCTCGGCGACGGCCTGCGCCCGGGCTCGATTGCCGACGCCAACGACGCCGCGCAATTCGGCGAGCTGGAAACCCTTGGCGAACTGACCAAGATCGCCTGGAAGCACGACGTGCAAACCATGATCGAAGGCCCGGGCCACGTGCCGATGCAGTTGATCAAGGAGAATATGGACAAGCAGCTGGAATGCTGCGACGAAGCGCCGTTCTACACCCTCGGCCCACTGACCACCGATATTGCACCCGGTTACGACCACATCACTTCCGGCATCGGTGCGGCGATGATCGGCTGGTTCGGTTGCGCCATGCTTTGCTACGTCACGCCCAAGGAACACTTGGGCCTGCCGAACAAGGATGACGTGAAGACCGGGATCATCACCTACAAAATCGCGGCCCATGCGGCGGACTTGGCCAAAGGCCATCCCGGCGCGCAGATCCGCGATAACGCCTTGAGCAAGGCGCGCTTCGAATTCCGCTGGGAAGACCAGTTCAACCTTGGCCTGGACCCAGACACCGCGCGTTCGTATCACGACGAAACCCTGCCGAAGGACTCTGCCAAGGTCGCGCATTTCTGTTCGATGTGCGGGCCGAAATTCTGCTCGATGAAAATCACCCAGGAAGTGCGTGAATACGCCGCCAACCAGCGCATTGAAGCGGTGGACGTGGATGTGGCCAAGGGCTTGGCTGAACAGGCGGAGCGGTTCAAGCAGGAAGGGAGTCAGCTGTACAAGAAGGTCTGA
- a CDS encoding NUDIX domain-containing protein gives MTDFAKSTPSKIEIVQRDNAYKGFYKLDRVQLRHEKFDGDMSRVINREVFVRHDAVCVLPYDPQRDEVVLIEQFRVGAMGRTDNPWLIEMVAGLIDKDEEPEEVAHREAEEEAGLTFSALWPITKYFPSPGGSTEYVHLYLGRCDSSGAGGVHGLEEEAEDIRVSTWAFEDALQAVRDGKISNAASIIALQWLALNRAEVRGLWQ, from the coding sequence ATGACGGATTTTGCGAAATCGACGCCGAGCAAGATCGAAATTGTTCAGCGCGACAATGCGTACAAGGGCTTCTACAAGCTTGATCGCGTGCAACTGCGCCACGAAAAATTCGACGGTGACATGAGCCGGGTGATCAACCGCGAAGTCTTCGTGCGCCACGATGCCGTGTGCGTGCTGCCCTACGACCCGCAACGCGATGAAGTGGTGCTGATCGAGCAGTTCCGCGTGGGCGCCATGGGCCGCACCGACAACCCGTGGCTGATCGAGATGGTCGCCGGCCTGATCGACAAGGATGAAGAGCCGGAGGAGGTTGCACACCGCGAAGCCGAGGAGGAAGCTGGGCTGACATTCTCCGCGTTGTGGCCGATCACCAAATATTTCCCGTCGCCCGGCGGCAGTACCGAATATGTGCACTTGTACCTGGGCCGTTGCGACAGCTCGGGCGCGGGGGGCGTCCATGGACTGGAAGAAGAGGCAGAAGATATACGCGTCAGCACCTGGGCCTTCGAAGACGCCCTGCAAGCGGTGCGTGACGGCAAAATTTCCAACGCAGCCAGCATTATCGCCCTGCAATGGCTTGCGCTTAATCGCGCGGAAGTGAGGGGGTTATGGCAGTAA
- a CDS encoding RsiV family protein, with protein MSLLKIASVACIALTLGACQSLFQPSWRTPLEATRDTTEQTRPGCASADCALVNIDTVHFAKEPKLDALIEQRLLEMTGANPLPTSLASYREQFLQTAAPNNSMYLQAKVREQHDGLVIVELSSYLDQGATHGEPGRAFINYSRQQQKALSLTDMLLPGKEEAFWKAAQVAHNSWLISTRLSLEPEFVKKYPFQKTPNVALTYGGVVLKYPTTTIAPYALGHVELQIPYTRLDGILKPELVPVRH; from the coding sequence ATGTCGCTTTTAAAAATCGCCTCTGTGGCCTGCATTGCCCTGACCCTCGGCGCCTGCCAAAGCCTGTTCCAACCGAGCTGGCGCACCCCGCTGGAAGCCACTCGCGACACCACCGAACAAACCCGGCCGGGCTGCGCCAGCGCCGATTGCGCGCTGGTGAATATCGACACCGTGCATTTCGCCAAGGAACCCAAGCTGGACGCGCTGATCGAACAGCGCCTGCTGGAAATGACCGGCGCCAACCCGCTGCCGACCAGCCTTGCGAGCTATCGCGAGCAATTCCTGCAAACCGCCGCGCCGAACAACAGCATGTATTTACAGGCCAAGGTACGCGAGCAGCATGACGGCTTGGTGATCGTCGAACTGTCCAGCTACCTGGACCAGGGCGCCACCCACGGCGAGCCGGGCCGCGCGTTCATCAACTATTCGCGCCAGCAGCAAAAGGCCCTGTCGCTGACCGACATGCTGTTGCCCGGCAAGGAAGAGGCCTTCTGGAAAGCCGCCCAAGTGGCGCACAACAGTTGGCTGATCAGCACGCGCTTGAGCCTGGAGCCCGAGTTCGTGAAGAAATACCCCTTCCAGAAAACCCCGAACGTGGCGCTGACCTACGGTGGCGTGGTGCTCAAGTACCCCACCACCACCATCGCGCCGTATGCCTTGGGCCACGTCGAGTTGCAGATTCCCTACACGCGCCTGGACGGCATCCTCAAGCCTGAGCTGGTGCCCGTGCGCCACTGA
- the cpdA gene encoding 3',5'-cyclic-AMP phosphodiesterase, producing the protein MPSVSTVNPDAPALLVQLSDSHLFAEADGTLLGMNTRESLQRVIGLVREQQPRIDLVLATGDLSQDGTLASYQQFRQMTAPIGAPTRWIPGNHDEPQIMAHAAVHSDLLEPVVDVGNWRVTLLDSAVPGSVPGYLQDQQLQLLAQALSEAPSRHHLVCFHHHPVSIGCAWMEPIGLRNPEALFAVLDRFPQVKAVLWGHVHQEIDRERNGVRLLASPSTCIQFAPGSEDFKVSEQAPGYRWLRLHADGRLETGVERVKGFTFSIDYGSNGY; encoded by the coding sequence TTGCCGAGCGTATCCACCGTGAACCCCGATGCGCCGGCGTTGCTGGTGCAATTGTCCGATAGCCACCTGTTTGCCGAGGCTGACGGCACGCTGCTGGGCATGAACACCCGCGAGAGCCTGCAGCGGGTGATCGGGTTGGTACGCGAGCAGCAGCCACGGATTGACCTGGTGCTGGCCACGGGTGATTTGTCCCAGGATGGCACGCTGGCGTCTTACCAACAGTTTCGCCAGATGACTGCGCCGATTGGCGCGCCCACGCGCTGGATCCCCGGTAACCATGACGAGCCGCAGATCATGGCCCACGCTGCGGTGCACAGCGATTTGCTCGAGCCGGTGGTCGATGTCGGCAATTGGCGCGTCACCCTGCTCGACTCCGCGGTGCCAGGCTCGGTGCCCGGTTACCTGCAAGACCAGCAACTGCAATTGCTCGCCCAGGCCTTGAGCGAGGCGCCCAGCCGCCATCACCTGGTGTGTTTTCACCATCACCCGGTGTCTATCGGCTGTGCGTGGATGGAGCCTATCGGCTTGCGTAACCCCGAAGCGCTGTTTGCCGTGCTTGACCGCTTTCCACAGGTCAAGGCGGTGCTCTGGGGGCATGTGCACCAGGAAATCGACCGCGAGCGCAACGGCGTGCGCCTGCTGGCGTCGCCGTCCACGTGCATCCAGTTCGCGCCGGGCAGCGAGGATTTCAAGGTCAGCGAGCAAGCGCCGGGCTATCGCTGGCTGCGCTTGCATGCAGACGGGCGGTTGGAGACTGGTGTGGAGCGAGTCAAAGGCTTCACCTTCAGCATCGATTACGGCAGCAACGGCTACTAA